DNA sequence from the Hippopotamus amphibius kiboko isolate mHipAmp2 chromosome 1, mHipAmp2.hap2, whole genome shotgun sequence genome:
TGGCCCCTCCAAGGTGCTGACATCCTTCCATGTCCCGACTGGCAGCCAGTCATCCTCCCTGGACAAGGCCCTGACACTTCACTCTCCCCACAACCTCCCTTGCTCTCACTGCTGGTCATTGCAGCTATTCTTATCTAGGTTCCTTTGTGGCCAAAGATGCTATTTAGGGAACTGATGCCCCAGTCAGCAGGGCACTaattttgcaggaaaaaaaatgctggcCAGAGACTCCTAGGCAACGCCCCTGCCTCGTGCCAGCctgcttctctctgtctttcccacCTTGACAAATGGCACCTTTATCCATCCACTGATTCAGTCAGAAACCTGAGAGTCATCCTTAATTCCTGTGTCCACGTCCAAACCACCAGCAAATCCTACTTCTTAAGTTTTGAAACTATCTACTTCTCTCCACTCCCACTACCACCACCAGGGCTGCTGCAAAAACTCCTGCAGGATTTCTGGTTTCATTCTTGCTCGTTTCAGTTCACAAAGCAGCCAGACGGCCTTTTCAGTTCACAGTGCCCCCTTGCTTCATAGTCATCGACAGCTGCCCTCTGTGTTTCCGCAGTGCAGGTtctggcccctgcccacctctcggACCTCGTTTCCTACCACCCTTCCCCCGACTACCATCTCAGCTACCCTGGGCTCCCTTCACTCCTCACCCCCTTTTCCTTGAACATAAAAAGCTCCTCCCCTAAGGGCCTTTACCCGCATTGGTCCCTGTGCCTAGGAGCAGTTCTGCCTTGGCTGGCTCCTTCTCACTATTCTGGACTCAGCTCAGATAGTCCTGTTCATTCCCCTTATACCCAACCTCTCACTATCCCATCACTTTCTTCTAATTCCTTCATAATACATATCACCATCTGTAGCTCTCTTGTCCCCCAAATCCAGAACAGTTTCTGGCACACAGTGGCACAAAGTAAATGGGCAGGGGTCAGACCTGCCTGTGGCTACTATCACCAGGCCATGCATGGTCCCTGGAAGCAGCTTCCTTCAGCTGAGATCTCTGCTTCTCTCCAGCCCAGCCACTGCCCTACTTTTTGCCTGTCAGAATAGCATCTCTTACCCAGCTTCCCATAGTGTTCAATGAGGTCCATCTTGGAGAGGAGGTTGACATGGGGCAGCTCCACATGCAGCATGGTGGCCAGGGAGGTACACAGCACTGAAATGAACTTGGCAGGGTCTGTGCAATAGTGAGAATCCACCAGGTGGACAGCAGTCAGCTGGGAGCAGGGGAGAAGAGACACGGTGAGAGtggcctggggaggcagggaacaTTAGGGCCTATGTCTCCCCCACCATCAGACTGGGGACTTATGAGGGCAAAGCGCAAGTCTTCCCATTAGTCTTCTCCTGCTTCTGTTTCATTCTGATAGCCACAGTCATTTCCTTATCCCAGGAGATGTGGGGCATTTTTTCCTACAGGATGCCCTGCATTGAGCCTCCCAGTGGGCAACTGGCTCAGTTCCCAAAGCATCTgacttttctttcactttcttttgccCAAGTCACAGCAACCACCATGCTACTTTCCACATAAACCCTTTCATACTCCCAATAATCCCAAATCGGGTACTGAcacatccattttacagatgaggaaactgaggatgatAGAGATAAACTGACTTTTCCAGGACCACACAGTgagtcagtggcagagccagaattcgaACTCACACCTGTTTTACTCCAAAGCGTCTGGCCCCGACCTCGCTGTGGGACATGGGGGCGTGGCACCTGTCCTCTCTGTCTCAGTtcttccatctgcaaaatgggcctGCCCGATCCCAGACGCACCCTGAGGTCCCACTGGGCCATCTGGGAGAAGATGCTGCGCAGGGCTCCGTGGTGCGTGCAGAGCTCCACTTGGCCAGGGCAGTCGAAGAGGAAGTAGTGGCCGCGGAGGGGGTCGAGCTTGGCACGCAGCCAGTCCAGGTTGGCCTCCAGGTACTCCATGCAGTACAGCAGGCCGCCGTTGGGCCCCAGCTGCAACGCGTCCATCACGTCGCCCAGCCCCACCAGCTCGCCCACGTCCACGGCGCACTCGTAAGGCAGCCCCTCGTTGGCCGGGTCCAGATTCACCACCGCCACGCGCCGGCCCAGCGCGCGCAGGAACTCACTCATGCCCAGGCAGTACGTGGTCTTCCCCGAGCCCGGCGGGCCGATCACCGCCTGCCCAAAGGCCGTGGTCGGAGCGGCCCCCGCCATGAGCAGCCGGCACACAGCCTCGTGCGGAGCAGGCAAGCTCGGCAGGGAAGCAGGGCGGGTGCCGGGCCGGAGACGAGGGCCGAGGGCGACGGGATCCCAGACGTGTACTTCGGCGGGGGCCGGCGGAGATGCCCGGGGGTCGCCTGAGGAAGAGCAAGGACCCACGCGCTGCAAGGAGACCAAACGCCCAGGTACTGACCGGACCAGCGCCCAACTTCCGGACAACGTCGGAAACAGCGGGGCCTAGGGCGGAAGTCCCGCCCTCACGGTGACGACACAGCTTGGCGCCGAGGGCCGTGGTGACACCGGGGCGTGGGGCGGAGGTGAGGGCCTTGCGGGAAACTTTTGGGGGATTTCCCCACCTTAGTTGAAattaggagaaagagaaattaggtaGTAAACTTTTTTATTCTCCCGTTAGGTCGCAGACCCCGGACACCTGCAGCGGACTCTCcgctgccctttcccagccagtGAAGGGTAGAGGCGATGGAGGGCCCGCCCCAAGACCGTCTCTTCGGAGCTCAAATCCTCTCCTCTTCCATGtccccttttccctctttccagGCTTCATAGTGAAAacgcaccccccgcccccaggaagGTTGTGCTGATAACCTCAGTCAATCCAGCTTTTCAAGGTGCTGGGGGAGGCAACAGGAGCAAGCCCAAACAGGGACTAGGGTTAGGAGACCACGGAGGACAGGTCATTAAGCCCCATCATCAAAGGGGAGGATGGGGGCTTTTTATTAAAACGCCCCTGAGGTAGACAGCCATAAGGCAAGTTCTGAACAAGCTGCGCAGACTGCTGCTCCCAGAGTTCTTTCTGCCCGGCAGAGGGCTGCCACTGTGCAGTTATGAGTGATCCTGATTAAGCAAGCCCTTGAACCTGTCACTCCGGCTCTGAGGGGCTGTCCAAGGCACAGCTGGAACCCCTCACAAAAGCCATGTCTGTGCGAAACTTCATGCTGGTGGGTGGCTGCCGGCGGAGCAGCGACTCCCCCTGGTCCTGGGGTAGGGGCTCATCATAGATGGTGGAGATGAGCCCCAAGCCAGTTCCACGGGGCTTCTTCGGTTGCCCAAATGGCTGGAGCTTCTCTCCATGGTACCTGGATCAAAAAGGGCTCTCAGTGAGAGGGCTGCTCTCTCACTCCAGTAAAGGGGTTGGGAAAGGACAGGGTAACAGCTGCTACATATCTGGTTTGTTTCAAAGAGAGAGCATTTAAATCTGGATCTTTGCTCTCCAGCCCCCTTTATCCATCCATTGATAGTGCCAGCAACCCGGGGCCTCACATAGTGCTTTCATTTTAAATAGTACACAAAATTTAGAACAATTGTCACCACTCTGTGACTTACGTCACTCCCTAACAGCAATCAACTCCAAACTCCTCAGACTTGGGGGAATAATTCCCCCAGGAGATTAAAGATCATGTCTAGCCTGAGGACTTGGTCTTGAAAAAAACAGTGCCAGCTCAGACCTACTTCTTCCTTCTAATTCTGGTTTGA
Encoded proteins:
- the GPN2 gene encoding GPN-loop GTPase 2, with protein sequence MAGAAPTTAFGQAVIGPPGSGKTTYCLGMSEFLRALGRRVAVVNLDPANEGLPYECAVDVGELVGLGDVMDALQLGPNGGLLYCMEYLEANLDWLRAKLDPLRGHYFLFDCPGQVELCTHHGALRSIFSQMAQWDLRLTAVHLVDSHYCTDPAKFISVLCTSLATMLHVELPHVNLLSKMDLIEHYGKLAFNLDYYTEVLDLSYLLDHLASDPFFRHYRQLNEKLVQLIEDYSLVSFIPLNIQDKDSIQRVLQAVDKANGYCFGVQEQRSLEAMMSAAVGADFHFSSTLGLQEKYLAPSEQSVEQEAMQL